A part of Microbulbifer sp. MI-G genomic DNA contains:
- a CDS encoding DUF6931 family protein gives MTDLIKVQELTAAELLKNFDVSEEAEEYLVPDTAPEVSINQLINAGLYPDAIKLLAHGLPKREAVWWACLAARDIQSPATDEDNVNALIAAESWAKKPSEEARLKCKVLGEKTKHKTPASWAATAASWCHGSLAAVGEPVIEPPQYLYAHAVAGSVTLAAVLSDPVDPGKIFVRYMAQGLDLARGGDGRVED, from the coding sequence ATGACCGATTTGATCAAAGTACAAGAACTTACAGCGGCAGAACTTCTCAAGAACTTCGATGTAAGCGAGGAAGCTGAAGAATACCTGGTGCCGGATACGGCACCAGAAGTCAGCATCAATCAACTAATCAATGCCGGCCTATATCCGGATGCGATCAAATTACTGGCCCATGGCCTGCCCAAGCGTGAAGCGGTATGGTGGGCTTGTCTCGCGGCTCGGGATATCCAAAGCCCGGCAACCGACGAGGACAATGTCAATGCCCTGATCGCTGCGGAGAGCTGGGCCAAGAAACCCAGCGAGGAGGCCCGCCTGAAGTGCAAGGTTCTTGGGGAAAAAACCAAACACAAAACACCGGCGAGTTGGGCGGCAACTGCCGCCAGTTGGTGCCACGGAAGCCTGGCAGCGGTGGGGGAGCCCGTGATTGAGCCTCCGCAATACCTGTATGCACACGCCGTAGCCGGCAGCGTAACACTGGCAGCTGTATTATCCGATCCCGTTGATCCCGGTAAAATCTTTGTTCGCTATATGGCGCAGGGACTGGATTTGGCCCGTGGCGGCGACGGCAGAGTGGAGGACTGA